The Paenibacillus sp. RUD330 genome has a segment encoding these proteins:
- a CDS encoding Ger(x)C family spore germination protein has translation MSRGIVGRWALLLAAALLLLPLAGCWDRKELNELGIISATGIDLTEEGKWKISYQLVIPSAISSQNGFTSTTESPVNVFSTEGDSVRGAVSRATQEMSRSLYFGHNQVVVIGERAARKGIGGLLDVYLRNGNSRETVMVFVTEGEARPILEQLLPMERISGTALTKLIALEKESGGNFRPQTVYSMLLQLLGPLHASAAPGIAISGSGEGVRNVDANKNTSTPSKVRLQKLALFRDDHMIGWIRTHESRGLLWLRSEVSGTTISFPCREGGPKVNSARITGLKTKMKPSRSGDGWLLQANVEADATLFEYTCGGNLHDPAAVAGIERLLGQQVRSDIEDGLKASQRLKADVAGIGEAVRRKYPRTWKGIASEWNGRLYPEMKAEIRVDVGLIKTGRSNRSYEQASEDSRERK, from the coding sequence ATGAGCCGGGGCATCGTCGGACGTTGGGCGCTGCTGCTGGCGGCGGCGCTGCTGCTCCTTCCGCTTGCCGGCTGCTGGGACCGGAAGGAGCTCAACGAGCTCGGCATCATCTCTGCGACCGGCATCGACCTCACCGAGGAGGGAAAGTGGAAAATCAGCTATCAGCTGGTCATTCCAAGCGCCATCTCTTCCCAGAACGGCTTCACGAGCACGACGGAATCTCCGGTCAACGTCTTCTCCACGGAAGGAGACAGCGTGCGGGGCGCCGTATCCCGGGCGACGCAGGAGATGTCCCGGAGCCTCTACTTCGGGCACAACCAAGTCGTCGTCATCGGCGAGCGCGCCGCCCGCAAGGGCATCGGCGGCTTGCTCGACGTCTATCTCCGCAACGGCAATTCCCGGGAGACGGTCATGGTGTTCGTGACCGAGGGCGAAGCCCGGCCCATCCTGGAGCAGCTGCTTCCGATGGAGAGGATATCGGGCACCGCCCTGACGAAGCTGATCGCGCTGGAAAAAGAGAGCGGGGGCAACTTCCGCCCCCAGACCGTCTATTCGATGCTGCTGCAGCTGCTCGGCCCTCTCCACGCTTCCGCCGCTCCCGGCATCGCGATCAGCGGATCGGGCGAGGGCGTGCGCAACGTGGACGCGAACAAGAACACGTCGACGCCTTCGAAGGTGAGGCTGCAGAAGCTGGCCTTGTTCCGGGACGACCATATGATCGGCTGGATCCGCACGCATGAGAGCCGGGGCCTGCTCTGGCTGCGCAGCGAAGTGTCCGGGACGACGATCTCCTTTCCATGCCGTGAAGGAGGGCCCAAGGTCAACAGCGCCCGGATCACCGGGCTCAAGACGAAGATGAAGCCCTCGCGGAGCGGAGACGGCTGGCTGCTCCAGGCGAATGTCGAGGCGGACGCAACCCTGTTCGAGTATACATGCGGCGGAAATCTTCATGATCCGGCTGCGGTTGCCGGCATCGAGCGCCTGCTCGGCCAGCAGGTCCGATCCGACATCGAGGACGGACTGAAAGCTTCCCAGAGACTGAAGGCGGATGTGGCCGGCATCGGCGAAGCGGTGCGGCGGAAGTATCCGCGCACGTGGAAAGGAATCGCTTCGGAGTGGAACGGCAGGCTCTACCCCGAGATGAAAGCCGAGATCAGGGTCGATGTCGGACTGATCAAGACAGGCCGGAGCAACCGCTCCTACGAGCAGGCGAGCGAGGACAGCCGGGAGAGGAAGTGA
- a CDS encoding endospore germination permease: MKAKEASVSAGQIAVFLVLFTIGSTPMFELGSEAGQDSWIAIGIAAAAGFCLLLVYRALYNRAPDTNLAGLYKLHFGKLLGGLLGAALAVVFALESMRNVRDFGELISATLLPQTPMWCTMLVLTGIVYYTSKQGVEAFFRVNQVLIPVLAVSYISLLGLFLASGLLDLNRLRPVLEHGFRPVLHAAFPDILSFPFGQVMVLMMFWTYARRSPSTGAMSYGAYAGVSLFLIAVNMVLIMVLGPELYRLAELPTLEAVEQIRLFNFLERLDILVTLLLYIGLYVKATGLFFGSVIALRTAWGVPYRAGALVMAPLIFTASLLEPVLSQHLWTGMTVYLKFSPYYQIALPLLMLVMGIGWVKKKAQRQAGQGGGKAGAGGQAKGRGAGGQSGGGQSGAGKAAGGAGTGRGGQPGNGQEGADDSANKAGGQDGQEGADQGSQAGKDGGRNKARGAPADSGAKKPSSGSESPEAGST; this comes from the coding sequence ATGAAAGCCAAGGAAGCAAGCGTAAGCGCGGGGCAGATCGCCGTCTTTCTCGTGCTGTTCACCATCGGCAGCACGCCGATGTTCGAGCTCGGATCCGAGGCGGGACAGGATTCCTGGATTGCGATCGGCATCGCCGCCGCCGCGGGCTTCTGCCTGCTGCTCGTCTACCGCGCGCTCTACAACCGGGCCCCCGATACGAATCTGGCCGGACTGTACAAGCTGCATTTCGGCAAGCTGCTCGGCGGCCTGCTCGGCGCGGCGCTGGCTGTCGTCTTCGCCCTGGAATCGATGCGCAACGTGCGCGACTTCGGGGAGCTGATCTCCGCCACCTTGCTGCCGCAGACGCCGATGTGGTGCACGATGCTGGTCCTGACGGGAATCGTCTACTACACCTCGAAGCAGGGAGTAGAGGCGTTTTTCCGGGTCAACCAAGTGCTGATTCCGGTGCTGGCCGTCAGCTACATTTCCCTTCTGGGGCTGTTTCTGGCGTCGGGCCTGCTCGACCTCAACCGTCTGCGGCCCGTGCTGGAGCATGGCTTCAGGCCTGTCCTGCACGCGGCGTTTCCCGATATCCTGTCGTTTCCGTTCGGACAGGTCATGGTGCTGATGATGTTCTGGACCTATGCGAGGCGCTCTCCGTCCACGGGCGCGATGTCTTATGGCGCCTATGCCGGCGTCTCGCTGTTCCTGATTGCGGTCAACATGGTGCTGATCATGGTGCTCGGTCCGGAGCTGTATCGGCTCGCCGAGCTTCCGACGCTGGAGGCGGTGGAGCAGATCCGGCTGTTCAACTTTCTGGAGCGGCTCGATATTCTCGTGACGCTGCTGCTGTACATCGGGCTGTACGTCAAGGCGACCGGACTGTTTTTCGGTTCGGTCATCGCTTTGCGGACAGCCTGGGGAGTTCCCTATCGGGCGGGCGCCCTCGTCATGGCTCCGCTCATCTTCACGGCGAGCCTCCTGGAGCCTGTCCTGTCGCAGCATTTATGGACGGGCATGACCGTCTACCTGAAATTCAGTCCCTATTACCAGATCGCGCTTCCGCTGCTCATGCTGGTCATGGGAATCGGCTGGGTCAAAAAGAAAGCGCAGCGGCAGGCGGGGCAGGGCGGCGGAAAGGCGGGAGCCGGCGGGCAGGCCAAGGGCCGCGGAGCCGGCGGCCAGAGCGGCGGCGGCCAAAGCGGTGCCGGAAAGGCAGCCGGCGGCGCCGGGACGGGCCGAGGCGGACAGCCGGGGAACGGGCAGGAAGGCGCCGATGACAGCGCCAACAAGGCCGGAGGCCAGGACGGGCAGGAAGGCGCCGATCAAGGCTCGCAAGCCGGCAAGGACGGCGGGCGAAACAAGGCTCGCGGAGCGCCGGCCGACTCCGGCGCCAAGAAGCCGTCTTCAGGCTCGGAAAGTCCGGAGGCCGGCTCTACATGA
- a CDS encoding spore germination protein, giving the protein MSAAQSGNGSAENSASGSQSSGGAGASGGKDGKGRAGGGNGGAPKPPPLGRRKTATALSPSLAANAHAIRMQFHHSGDLRLRLLSSGALPGVQLAALYVQGIVDEEAIRKNVLEPLQAAEEAEPGSFKGRGRLKERIQRLRLNVISTGLTEPVRTLEGALDALLLGCCLLLVEGSDEAVAAEAAGGETRPVGEPTAQTVIRGPQHAFTESAQTNVGLIRRIIRSERLTVESRRIGRETCTEVSLLYMSGIADAEIVQEARSRLDDIDIDSVLDSGYIEEFIQDSSFTPFPTVLNTERPDQAAAGLLEGHFAVVVDGSPYVLLGPVTFFRFFQSPEDHYQRFDIASFLRLIRIAAFFISMHLPALYIAITTFHQEMLPSNLLIGLSAQREGVPFPALVEAFLMELTFEVLREAGVRMPRAIGPAISIVGALVLGTAAVQAGLVSAAMVIIVAFTAISNFVVPQINIAIAARLIRFLLMVSAGILGFVGIISVDLFVIIHLAGLYSFGVPYLKPVAPYVKGEWKDTFVRAPRWSLVRRPVIAQKGGRRRQPGGKPKRQNS; this is encoded by the coding sequence TTGTCTGCAGCCCAAAGCGGAAACGGCTCGGCGGAAAACAGCGCAAGCGGCAGCCAAAGCAGCGGGGGCGCCGGGGCAAGCGGCGGCAAGGACGGCAAAGGAAGAGCCGGCGGCGGCAACGGCGGCGCGCCGAAGCCCCCTCCTCTCGGAAGGAGGAAGACGGCCACCGCGCTGAGCCCGTCGCTGGCCGCCAACGCCCATGCGATCCGCATGCAGTTCCATCACAGCGGAGACCTGCGCCTGCGGCTGCTGTCCAGCGGGGCTCTGCCCGGCGTCCAGCTGGCCGCGCTGTATGTGCAGGGAATCGTGGACGAGGAGGCGATCCGCAAGAACGTCCTTGAGCCGCTGCAGGCGGCGGAGGAAGCGGAGCCCGGCAGCTTCAAGGGAAGGGGCCGGCTCAAGGAGCGCATCCAGCGGCTGCGCCTGAACGTGATCTCCACCGGCCTGACGGAGCCGGTGCGGACGCTGGAAGGAGCGCTCGACGCGCTGCTGCTCGGCTGCTGCCTGCTGCTCGTCGAAGGCAGCGACGAAGCCGTGGCGGCGGAGGCTGCGGGCGGGGAAACCCGCCCTGTCGGCGAACCGACGGCCCAGACGGTCATCCGGGGACCCCAGCATGCGTTCACGGAGTCGGCCCAGACGAATGTCGGCCTCATCCGCAGAATCATCCGCTCGGAGAGGCTGACGGTGGAGTCGCGGCGCATCGGGCGGGAGACATGCACGGAGGTGTCTCTGCTGTACATGAGCGGCATCGCGGATGCCGAGATCGTGCAGGAGGCGCGCAGTCGCCTGGACGACATCGACATCGACAGCGTCCTGGACAGCGGCTACATCGAGGAGTTCATCCAGGATTCCTCGTTCACCCCGTTCCCGACCGTGCTCAACACGGAACGTCCCGACCAGGCGGCAGCCGGGCTGCTGGAGGGACATTTCGCGGTCGTGGTCGACGGCAGCCCTTACGTGCTGCTCGGTCCCGTGACGTTTTTCCGGTTTTTCCAATCGCCGGAGGACCATTATCAGCGCTTCGACATCGCCAGCTTCCTGCGGCTGATCCGGATCGCGGCCTTTTTCATTTCCATGCATTTGCCGGCTCTCTATATCGCCATCACGACCTTCCATCAGGAAATGCTTCCGAGCAATCTGCTCATCGGCTTGTCCGCGCAGCGCGAGGGGGTCCCCTTCCCGGCCTTGGTGGAAGCGTTCCTGATGGAGCTGACCTTCGAGGTGCTGCGCGAGGCGGGGGTCCGCATGCCGCGCGCCATCGGACCGGCGATCTCCATCGTAGGAGCGCTCGTGCTCGGCACGGCGGCCGTGCAGGCGGGGCTGGTCTCCGCGGCGATGGTCATCATCGTCGCCTTCACGGCGATCTCCAACTTCGTCGTTCCGCAGATCAACATCGCCATCGCCGCGCGGCTGATCCGCTTCCTGCTCATGGTCAGCGCGGGAATTCTCGGCTTTGTCGGCATCATCTCGGTCGATCTGTTCGTCATCATCCACCTCGCCGGCCTGTATTCCTTCGGCGTGCCCTATCTCAAGCCGGTCGCTCCGTATGTCAAAGGCGAATGGAAGGATACGTTCGTCCGGGCGCCGCGCTGGAGCCTCGTCAGACGGCCGGTCATCGCGCAGAAGGGAGGCAGGCGCAGGCAGCCCGGAGGCAAGCCCAAGCGCCAGAATTCATGA
- a CDS encoding MTH1187 family thiamine-binding protein, producing MANALVSIQILPTTPGGESVLPYVDRAIEIIKEAGVPYRVAPLETTMEGDLVRLLAVVAEMSKEMAAMGCPSVISQVKIYYNPENGASMDRLLEKYPDGQ from the coding sequence ATGGCCAATGCACTCGTAAGCATTCAGATTTTGCCGACGACGCCCGGCGGGGAAAGCGTGCTTCCGTACGTGGACCGGGCGATCGAGATCATCAAGGAGGCCGGCGTTCCGTACCGTGTCGCGCCGCTCGAGACGACGATGGAGGGCGACCTCGTGCGCCTGCTCGCCGTCGTCGCGGAGATGAGCAAGGAGATGGCGGCGATGGGCTGCCCGTCCGTCATCTCTCAGGTGAAGATTTACTACAACCCGGAGAACGGCGCCTCGATGGACCGGCTGCTGGAGAAATACCCGGATGGACAGTAG
- a CDS encoding ABC transporter substrate-binding protein has product MGIPSKMGKKAGLAALVLATLLAGCGNGSGNGASSGNGGAATPAPSGTATAAPVKKVKVVLDWTPNTNHTGLYVARDKGFFLNHGLDVEIVQPPEGTAADTLVAKGEAEFGVGYQENITLARSEGLPLVSLAAVIQHNTSGFASPEAKGIKDPKAFEGKTYGGWGAPVEQEVISSLMQEQGADVGKVKIVNMGNADFFTAVKRNIDFAWIYYAWTGVEAELRGEKLNMVYLTDYSKKLDYYTPVLETSEKLIQESPDVVKAFMAGASEGYAYAISEPAAAADILIKAVPDLNPELVRASQKWLSPKYQDDAPRWGEQKAEVWTNYAEWMHEHKLLGTLPDLSKAFTNDYLPAS; this is encoded by the coding sequence ATGGGCATTCCAAGCAAGATGGGCAAAAAAGCGGGGCTGGCCGCGCTTGTTCTGGCGACGCTGCTGGCAGGCTGCGGCAACGGCAGCGGAAACGGCGCAAGCAGCGGGAACGGCGGCGCGGCGACGCCGGCGCCTTCCGGCACCGCCACGGCCGCGCCGGTCAAAAAAGTGAAGGTCGTCCTCGACTGGACGCCGAACACGAATCATACCGGGCTGTACGTCGCCCGGGACAAAGGCTTTTTCCTGAACCACGGCCTCGACGTCGAGATCGTGCAGCCGCCGGAGGGGACGGCCGCCGATACGCTGGTCGCCAAGGGGGAGGCTGAATTCGGCGTCGGCTACCAGGAGAACATCACGCTCGCCCGCAGCGAGGGCTTGCCGCTCGTGTCGCTGGCGGCCGTCATCCAGCACAACACTTCCGGCTTTGCTTCGCCGGAAGCCAAAGGCATCAAGGACCCGAAAGCATTCGAGGGCAAAACCTACGGCGGCTGGGGAGCGCCGGTCGAGCAGGAGGTCATCTCCTCGCTCATGCAGGAGCAGGGCGCCGATGTCGGCAAGGTCAAGATCGTCAACATGGGCAACGCGGACTTTTTCACCGCCGTGAAGCGGAATATCGACTTCGCCTGGATCTATTACGCCTGGACAGGGGTAGAGGCGGAGCTGCGCGGGGAGAAGCTGAACATGGTGTACTTGACCGACTACAGCAAAAAGCTGGATTATTACACGCCGGTGCTGGAAACGAGCGAGAAGCTGATCCAGGAAAGCCCTGATGTGGTGAAGGCATTCATGGCCGGAGCTTCCGAGGGCTATGCCTACGCGATCTCCGAGCCCGCCGCCGCCGCGGACATCCTGATCAAGGCCGTTCCGGACCTCAATCCGGAGCTCGTGCGCGCCAGCCAGAAGTGGCTGAGCCCCAAATATCAGGATGACGCTCCGCGCTGGGGCGAGCAGAAGGCGGAGGTCTGGACGAACTATGCCGAATGGATGCATGAGCACAAGCTGCTGGGCACCTTGCCGGATCTGTCCAAGGCGTTCACGAACGATTACTTGCCGGCATCTTGA
- a CDS encoding pyroglutamyl-peptidase I, producing the protein MIKVLVSGFEPFGGDDVNPTGWLMEKLKEERLEGVELRTVLLPVHFDECGDRLIGEMDAFKPHAVIACGLAKGRTAITPERIAVNVKDVPVRSHGDNRGARPSDEPIAEEGPDGLFSTLPVRAMTQRLAELGIPCEISNTAGTYICNNTMYRALHHIRSLGLPVLAGFVHFPASAEMAAAQPSVPFMPQEMMLQGLTAMIGVVANLRQKEGS; encoded by the coding sequence ATGATCAAGGTGCTGGTATCCGGCTTCGAGCCGTTCGGAGGCGACGACGTCAATCCGACCGGCTGGCTGATGGAGAAGCTGAAGGAGGAGCGTCTCGAGGGCGTGGAGCTTCGCACGGTGCTGCTTCCGGTTCATTTCGACGAATGCGGCGACCGGCTCATCGGAGAGATGGACGCGTTCAAGCCTCATGCCGTCATCGCATGCGGACTGGCCAAGGGCCGCACGGCCATTACGCCGGAGCGGATCGCCGTGAACGTCAAGGATGTCCCGGTCCGTTCGCATGGCGACAACCGGGGCGCCCGGCCTTCCGACGAGCCGATTGCCGAGGAGGGGCCGGACGGACTGTTCTCCACGCTGCCGGTGCGCGCCATGACGCAGCGTCTGGCGGAGCTCGGCATCCCCTGCGAAATTTCCAATACAGCCGGAACCTACATATGCAACAACACGATGTACCGGGCGCTCCATCACATCCGCAGCCTCGGACTTCCGGTCTTGGCCGGGTTCGTGCATTTTCCCGCCTCGGCGGAGATGGCGGCCGCGCAGCCTTCGGTCCCGTTCATGCCGCAGGAGATGATGCTGCAGGGGCTGACGGCGATGATCGGGGTCGTAGCGAATTTGCGGCAGAAGGAAGGAAGCTGA
- a CDS encoding ABC transporter permease, which yields MDSRTIRWGALLPPVVVMAAFLLLWEAAVRLSGTEAWLLPAPSDIARDAWAARPRLAEHTGATLSLTLLGFAGGAAAGLLLGAVLHLLPLMRSGFYPLLVLSQNIPVIAIGPLLVIWFGFGLLPKLLLVMLVCFFPVCVAMLGGLQGADPGLERYMRMIGAGRWRRFLSLELPGSLPQLFSGLKIAASYSVTSAVVAEWIGSDRGLGYFMLLSSKGFKTSLVFAGVALVVLLSLLLFAAVAGAEKLALSWRPRKEGGR from the coding sequence ATGGACAGTAGAACGATCCGATGGGGGGCTCTGCTGCCCCCGGTCGTCGTCATGGCCGCCTTCCTGCTCTTGTGGGAGGCGGCCGTCCGTCTGTCCGGGACGGAGGCGTGGCTGCTGCCCGCCCCGAGCGATATCGCCCGCGATGCCTGGGCGGCCCGCCCGAGACTGGCAGAGCACACCGGAGCGACCTTGAGCCTGACGCTGCTCGGCTTCGCCGGCGGCGCGGCCGCGGGCCTGCTGCTGGGAGCCGTCCTGCACCTGCTGCCGCTCATGAGGTCGGGCTTCTATCCGCTGCTCGTCCTGTCGCAGAACATTCCCGTCATCGCGATCGGGCCTCTGCTCGTCATCTGGTTCGGCTTCGGGCTGCTGCCCAAGCTGCTGCTCGTCATGCTCGTCTGCTTTTTCCCCGTCTGCGTCGCGATGCTCGGCGGCCTCCAGGGAGCGGATCCGGGCCTGGAGCGGTACATGCGGATGATCGGAGCGGGGCGCTGGCGCCGCTTCCTCAGCCTGGAGCTGCCCGGCTCGCTGCCGCAGCTGTTCTCCGGCCTCAAGATCGCCGCTTCGTACAGCGTGACGAGCGCGGTCGTGGCGGAGTGGATCGGCTCCGACCGGGGGCTCGGCTACTTCATGCTGCTGTCCTCCAAGGGCTTCAAAACTTCGCTCGTATTCGCCGGAGTCGCGCTTGTCGTGCTGCTCAGCCTGCTGCTGTTCGCAGCTGTCGCAGGAGCGGAGAAGCTGGCGCTGTCCTGGCGGCCGCGCAAGGAGGGAGGACGATGA